In one Hyphomicrobium sp. 99 genomic region, the following are encoded:
- the fae gene encoding formaldehyde-activating enzyme yields MSSPTSQPRSGRFGIRVGEALVAGGPPGTAAEPEVAIGEMDGPFGTAFATLLGDQVKGHTRVLSLLNTDVMVRPPTLCVSKVTVDNERYTSILMGTVQYATAMGVLDAVRSGDLPKDKVDDLGIIVSVWLHPSVATIEKLDHKILFDIHRKATSLAIHKAMNYQPSIDWLLENQDKIIHKYFERGLKGEI; encoded by the coding sequence ATGAGTAGTCCTACGTCTCAGCCCCGATCGGGGCGTTTCGGCATCCGCGTCGGCGAAGCCCTCGTCGCAGGCGGCCCGCCGGGAACCGCAGCCGAACCGGAAGTCGCGATCGGCGAGATGGACGGTCCGTTCGGCACCGCCTTTGCGACCCTCCTCGGTGATCAGGTCAAAGGCCACACCCGCGTACTCTCGCTTCTGAACACCGACGTCATGGTGCGCCCACCGACGCTTTGCGTCAGCAAGGTCACCGTCGATAACGAGCGTTATACGAGCATCCTGATGGGCACCGTTCAATACGCGACCGCCATGGGCGTGCTCGATGCCGTGCGTTCAGGTGACCTGCCGAAGGACAAGGTCGACGACCTCGGCATCATCGTTTCGGTATGGCTCCATCCGTCCGTCGCGACGATCGAAAAGCTGGATCATAAAATCCTGTTCGACATTCACCGCAAGGCGACCTCGCTCGCCATTCATAAAGCGATGAATTATCAGCCCTCGATCGATTGGCTGCTCGAGAACCAGGACAAGATCATCCACAAGTACTTCGAGCGTGGCTTGAAGGGCGAGATTTAA
- a CDS encoding MFS transporter codes for MAVAETGTLADPQTPGITRAERKVIFASSLGTVFEWYDFYLYGSLATIIAAQFFSLKDPAGNFIYNESTRNIFALLAFAAGFIVRPFGAIIFGRIGDLVGRKNTFLVTILIMGLSTFVVGLLPSATSIGIAAPIILIALRLLQGLALGGEYGGAATYVAEHAPTGRRGLYTSWIQTTATLGLFLSLIVILAVRTIVGEDAFKEWGWRIPFLVSIVLLGISVWIRLSLSESPAFRRMKEEGKGSKAPLTESFFHYPNNKYVLLALLGLVAGQGVVWYTGQFYALFFLQSILKVDGYTANLLIAWSLLLGTLFFVFFGWLSDKIGRKPVILAGCLIAALTYFPLFKLLAETANPALAHAIETVQVKVVADPAECGSLFNPVGTRKYTTACDKARDWLSKASVKYTTEAGPAGQPAKVVIAGKEIAAADLEKAVGDPKDKITVGSQAITEAGYPKAGDASIVKLSNPFDIFNHQAGTVIGILFILVLYVTMVYGPIAAALVELFPTKIRYTSMSLPYHIGNGWFGGLLPATAFAMVAATGDIYYGLWYPIVVAAATAVIGFLFIPETKDRDIHTI; via the coding sequence ATGGCTGTCGCCGAAACAGGAACTCTCGCCGATCCACAGACTCCGGGCATTACCAGGGCGGAACGAAAAGTCATTTTCGCGTCTTCGCTCGGCACGGTTTTCGAGTGGTACGACTTCTACCTTTATGGCTCGCTTGCGACCATCATCGCTGCGCAGTTCTTCTCGCTGAAAGATCCGGCGGGCAACTTCATCTACAATGAATCGACGCGCAACATCTTCGCTCTGCTCGCGTTCGCTGCGGGCTTCATCGTCCGGCCATTCGGCGCCATCATCTTCGGACGAATTGGCGATCTCGTCGGGCGGAAAAACACCTTTCTCGTAACGATCCTGATCATGGGCCTGTCGACCTTCGTCGTCGGCCTGTTGCCGAGTGCAACGTCGATCGGCATCGCGGCGCCGATCATTCTGATAGCGCTTCGTCTGCTGCAGGGCCTGGCGCTCGGCGGCGAGTACGGCGGCGCGGCGACCTATGTGGCCGAGCACGCTCCGACGGGACGGCGCGGCTTGTATACGAGCTGGATCCAGACTACGGCGACGCTCGGCCTATTCCTGTCGCTCATTGTCATCCTCGCGGTCCGTACCATCGTCGGCGAAGATGCATTCAAGGAATGGGGCTGGCGCATTCCGTTCCTCGTCTCGATCGTTTTGCTCGGGATCTCGGTCTGGATCCGTCTGTCGCTGTCGGAATCGCCGGCCTTCAGGCGGATGAAGGAGGAGGGCAAAGGCTCGAAGGCGCCGCTGACCGAAAGCTTCTTCCACTATCCCAACAACAAGTACGTTCTCTTAGCACTGCTTGGCCTCGTCGCCGGCCAGGGCGTCGTCTGGTACACAGGCCAATTCTACGCGCTGTTCTTCCTGCAGAGCATCCTCAAGGTCGACGGCTACACCGCGAACCTCCTAATCGCGTGGTCGCTATTGCTCGGCACGCTTTTCTTCGTGTTCTTCGGGTGGCTGTCGGACAAGATCGGCCGCAAGCCAGTCATCCTCGCGGGCTGCCTGATCGCCGCTCTCACCTACTTCCCGCTTTTCAAGCTCCTTGCCGAGACGGCCAATCCGGCGCTTGCCCATGCGATCGAGACGGTGCAGGTGAAGGTCGTGGCCGATCCAGCCGAATGCGGCTCGCTGTTCAACCCGGTCGGCACACGCAAATATACGACCGCTTGCGACAAGGCTCGCGACTGGCTCTCCAAGGCGTCGGTCAAGTACACGACCGAGGCCGGACCGGCTGGTCAGCCGGCCAAGGTTGTGATTGCGGGCAAAGAAATTGCTGCCGCCGATCTTGAGAAGGCCGTTGGCGATCCGAAGGACAAGATCACGGTCGGAAGTCAGGCGATCACCGAAGCCGGCTATCCGAAGGCAGGCGATGCAAGCATCGTGAAGTTGTCCAATCCTTTCGACATCTTCAACCATCAAGCTGGCACTGTCATCGGTATCCTGTTCATCCTGGTGCTCTATGTCACCATGGTCTACGGGCCTATCGCGGCAGCGCTGGTCGAACTCTTCCCGACAAAGATTCGCTACACGTCGATGTCATTGCCTTATCACATCGGCAATGGCTGGTTCGGCGGCCTCCTGCCCGCCACCGCTTTCGCGATGGTGGCCGCGACAGGAGACATCTACTACGGCCTCTGGTACCCGATCGTGGTCGCAGCGGCGACGGCCGTGATCGGCTTCCTGTTCATTCCGGAAACGAAGGATCGCGACATCCATACGATCTGA
- a CDS encoding NADP-dependent isocitrate dehydrogenase, with product MQKIKVEGTVVELDGDEMTRIIWKLIKDSLIHPYLDVNLEYYDLSVENRDKTNDQVTIDAGNAIKKHGVGIKCATITPDEARVKEFSLKEMWKSPNGTIRNILGGVIFREPIICKNVPRLVPGWTEPIIVGRHAFGDQYKATDFKFPGKGVLTIKFVGEDGAVIEKEVFKAPGSGVALAMYNLDESIREFARASLNYGLSRNYPVYLSTKNTILKAYDGRFKDIFQEVYEAEFKAEFTKRKLTYEHRLIDDMVASALKWSGGYVWACKNYDGDVQSDTVAQGFGSLGLMTSVLMTPDGKTVEAEAAHGTVTRHYREHQKGKETSTNSIASIFAWTRGLGHRAKLDGNEKLANFCKTLERVCIQTVESGYMTKDLALLVGPDQKWLSTTGFLQKVDSNLKAAMAKTA from the coding sequence ATGCAGAAAATCAAGGTTGAAGGCACCGTCGTCGAACTCGACGGCGACGAGATGACCCGCATTATCTGGAAGCTGATCAAGGACAGCCTGATCCACCCCTACCTCGACGTTAATCTCGAATACTACGATCTGAGCGTCGAGAACCGCGATAAGACCAACGATCAGGTGACCATCGACGCCGGCAACGCCATCAAGAAGCACGGCGTCGGCATCAAATGCGCGACGATCACCCCAGACGAAGCGCGCGTCAAAGAATTCAGCCTGAAGGAAATGTGGAAGAGCCCGAACGGCACAATCCGCAACATCCTCGGCGGCGTGATCTTCCGCGAGCCTATCATCTGCAAGAACGTGCCGCGTCTCGTTCCCGGCTGGACGGAGCCGATCATCGTCGGCCGCCACGCATTCGGCGATCAGTATAAGGCGACGGACTTCAAGTTCCCCGGAAAAGGCGTGCTGACGATCAAGTTCGTCGGAGAAGACGGCGCCGTCATCGAGAAGGAAGTCTTCAAGGCTCCGGGTTCGGGCGTCGCGCTTGCGATGTACAATCTCGATGAATCGATCCGCGAATTCGCACGTGCCTCGCTCAACTACGGCCTGTCGCGCAACTATCCGGTCTATCTCTCGACGAAGAACACAATCCTCAAAGCCTACGACGGCCGCTTCAAGGACATCTTCCAGGAAGTCTACGAGGCCGAATTCAAGGCTGAATTCACGAAGCGCAAGCTGACCTACGAGCACCGCCTCATCGACGACATGGTGGCGAGCGCACTCAAGTGGTCGGGCGGCTATGTCTGGGCGTGCAAGAACTACGACGGCGACGTCCAATCCGATACGGTTGCGCAGGGCTTCGGATCGCTCGGCCTGATGACGAGCGTGCTGATGACGCCCGACGGCAAGACCGTCGAAGCGGAAGCCGCACACGGCACCGTTACGCGCCACTACCGCGAACATCAAAAGGGCAAGGAAACGTCGACGAACTCCATCGCGTCGATATTTGCCTGGACGCGCGGCCTCGGACACCGCGCCAAGCTCGACGGCAACGAGAAGCTTGCAAACTTCTGTAAGACGCTCGAACGCGTCTGCATTCAAACCGTCGAGTCGGGCTACATGACGAAGGACTTGGCCCTGCTCGTCGGCCCCGACCAGAAGTGGCTCTCGACAACCGGCTTCCTCCAGAAGGTCGACTCCAACCTCAAAGCCGCGATGGCGAAGACAGCATAG
- a CDS encoding RNA methyltransferase, protein MNVETDTTKSEAAPEIRIDRGVPVTGPRDTAVAEIVHACHSASIDQGLAALAIPGLDRETLEPVLQYCAGLKCVEDNVSCPGCKRRTEAQGIETLDQFILSKKEVIVGDGRVRLKGEGTETVTTPCLETLAKQWSGENYWFWARRVIRKLRHGLRRAHMRGEPVAGEGETPSIILMEPQLADNIGMVARACANFGLDDLRLVSPRDGWPNEKARIAASGANYIIDDAQAYGTLEESIADLNWVGATTARQRDLRKPVLTPEQAIVEMRKRIGRGERCGVLFGRERNGLETNEVAVADAFIMIPVNSRFASLNLAQAVLLTGYEWMRSDAGRSLGRVTTYEKPLTEGLYMGRDRPANKEELLGLFEHLERELEANGFFNPAHRRSVVSQNLRTLLTRLGATEQEVRTLRGIVATLSQGKGRARKGGE, encoded by the coding sequence TTGAACGTCGAGACCGACACAACGAAAAGCGAGGCTGCGCCCGAGATCCGCATCGATCGGGGCGTGCCGGTGACGGGGCCGCGGGATACGGCGGTCGCTGAGATCGTGCATGCGTGCCATTCCGCTTCGATCGATCAGGGGCTCGCGGCGCTCGCCATTCCGGGTCTCGACCGGGAGACGCTCGAGCCTGTTTTGCAGTATTGCGCGGGGCTCAAGTGCGTCGAGGACAACGTGTCATGTCCTGGCTGCAAACGGCGGACGGAAGCTCAGGGGATCGAAACGCTCGATCAGTTCATCCTCAGCAAGAAGGAAGTGATCGTTGGCGACGGCCGCGTTCGTCTCAAGGGCGAAGGCACCGAGACGGTGACGACGCCGTGCCTCGAAACGCTGGCGAAGCAGTGGTCGGGCGAAAATTATTGGTTCTGGGCGCGCCGCGTTATTCGCAAGCTGCGCCACGGCTTGCGGCGGGCGCACATGCGCGGCGAGCCCGTTGCGGGCGAGGGCGAGACGCCGTCCATCATTTTGATGGAGCCACAACTCGCGGACAACATCGGCATGGTGGCGCGGGCCTGCGCGAATTTTGGGCTCGACGATCTGCGTCTCGTCAGTCCGCGCGATGGCTGGCCGAACGAAAAGGCGCGCATTGCAGCGTCCGGCGCAAACTACATCATCGATGACGCGCAGGCGTACGGCACGCTCGAAGAGAGCATCGCGGATCTGAACTGGGTCGGGGCGACGACGGCGCGGCAGCGGGATCTTCGCAAGCCCGTGCTAACGCCCGAGCAGGCCATCGTCGAAATGCGCAAGCGCATTGGCCGGGGCGAGCGGTGCGGGGTGCTGTTCGGGCGCGAGCGCAACGGGCTCGAGACCAACGAGGTCGCGGTCGCGGACGCGTTCATCATGATTCCAGTAAATTCTCGTTTCGCTTCTCTCAACCTGGCGCAGGCAGTGCTGCTTACGGGATACGAATGGATGCGGAGTGACGCTGGGCGAAGTCTTGGCCGGGTTACAACCTACGAGAAGCCTCTGACCGAAGGGCTCTACATGGGCCGGGATCGTCCGGCCAACAAAGAGGAACTCCTTGGACTCTTTGAACATTTGGAACGCGAGTTGGAAGCCAACGGATTCTTCAATCCAGCCCATCGCCGATCAGTCGTGTCGCAAAACCTGCGTACACTCTTGACGAGACTCGGTGCGACGGAGCAGGAAGTCCGCACCCTACGTGGTATAGTTGCCACGCTCTCACAGGGCAAAGGAAGGGCCCGAAAAGGGGGAGAGTAA
- the rpsD gene encoding 30S ribosomal protein S4, which produces MTKRVRAKHKIDRRLGENIWGRPKSPLNRRESRPGQHGERRSGKLSDFGQQLKAKQKLKGYYASISERQFRAAYDEASRLKGSTSEHLIGLLERRLDALVYRAKFVPTVFAARQFVSHGHVTVNGRRVTIPSYRLKVGDVVEVREKAKQLALVLEAIKSAERDLPDYINVDHNKLTASLTRIPALSDVPYPVQMEPNLVVEFYSR; this is translated from the coding sequence ATGACTAAGCGCGTTCGCGCCAAGCATAAGATTGATCGCCGTCTCGGCGAGAACATCTGGGGCCGTCCCAAGAGCCCGCTCAACCGCCGCGAGAGCCGTCCCGGCCAGCACGGCGAGCGCCGCTCGGGCAAGCTTTCCGACTTCGGTCAGCAGCTCAAGGCCAAGCAGAAGCTCAAAGGTTATTACGCATCGATTTCGGAGCGTCAGTTCCGTGCGGCTTACGACGAAGCTTCGCGCCTCAAGGGTTCGACGTCTGAGCACTTGATCGGTCTTCTGGAGCGCCGCCTCGACGCGCTCGTCTACCGCGCCAAGTTTGTGCCGACGGTGTTTGCTGCTCGTCAGTTCGTCAGCCACGGCCACGTGACGGTCAACGGCCGCCGCGTAACGATCCCGAGCTATCGTCTCAAGGTCGGCGACGTTGTCGAGGTTCGTGAGAAGGCGAAGCAGCTGGCTCTCGTTCTCGAAGCCATCAAGAGCGCCGAGCGCGATCTGCCCGACTACATCAACGTCGATCATAACAAGTTGACGGCTTCGCTCACCCGCATTCCGGCTTTGAGCGACGTGCCCTATCCGGTTCAGATGGAACCGAACCTGGTGGTCGAATTCTACTCGCGCTAA
- a CDS encoding class I SAM-dependent methyltransferase — translation MSADPDRIVGLYERHASTWDSLRSRSLFEQPWLERFRALLPPAGSVLDIGCGSGEPIARFFIETGYRLTGADSSPAMIAICKERFPSASWNVADMRTLSLGQRFDGMIAWDSFFHLRRDEQRKMFPLFREHANPNAVLMFTSGTSDGEAVGTFAGEPLYHASLAPEEYRALLAENGFEVVSQVFEDPEVGGHTIWLARHK, via the coding sequence ATGAGTGCCGATCCGGATCGCATCGTCGGTCTCTACGAACGGCACGCATCCACGTGGGACAGCCTGAGATCACGGAGCCTGTTCGAGCAGCCGTGGCTCGAACGGTTTCGTGCGTTATTGCCGCCCGCCGGATCGGTTCTCGACATCGGATGCGGATCAGGCGAACCCATCGCACGTTTCTTCATCGAGACAGGCTACCGCTTGACCGGCGCGGATTCCTCCCCTGCCATGATCGCGATTTGCAAAGAACGCTTTCCGAGTGCGTCTTGGAACGTCGCGGACATGCGAACCTTGTCGCTCGGTCAGCGCTTCGACGGAATGATTGCGTGGGATAGCTTCTTCCATCTGCGCCGTGACGAGCAGCGCAAGATGTTTCCTCTCTTTCGCGAGCACGCCAATCCGAACGCGGTGCTGATGTTTACGAGCGGAACTTCCGATGGAGAGGCTGTCGGAACATTCGCTGGCGAACCGCTCTATCACGCGAGCCTGGCCCCCGAAGAATACCGCGCCTTGCTTGCCGAGAACGGCTTCGAAGTCGTGTCCCAGGTGTTCGAAGATCCAGAGGTCGGCGGCCACACCATCTGGCTCGCGCGGCACAAGTAG
- the recA gene encoding recombinase RecA, producing MERPDWTVLEGGKMDKKQALEQALAQIDKNFGKGSIMRLGAHDKLDIEAISTGSLGLDIALGIGGLPKGRIIEVYGPESSGKTTLALQVVAEAQKKGGICAFVDAEHAIDPSYAKKLGVKVEDLLISQPDTGEQALEIADTLVRSGAVDVLVVDSVAALTPKAELEGEMGDSLPGLQARLMSQALRKLTGSISKSNTMVIFINQIRMKIGVMFGNPETTTGGNALKFYASVRLDIRRIGQIKEREETVGNQTRVKVVKNKVAPPFKQVEFDIMYGEGISKVGELIDLGVKAGLVEKSGAWLSYNGDRIGQGRENAKTYLKDNPKAAAELERAIRANAGLIVEKMLADPGAGEHDGEEPDEDGVLPDEDAGKKVAKAKR from the coding sequence ATGGAACGGCCGGACTGGACTGTGCTCGAAGGGGGCAAAATGGATAAGAAGCAGGCGCTAGAGCAGGCACTCGCGCAGATCGACAAGAACTTCGGCAAGGGGTCGATCATGCGGCTCGGCGCCCACGACAAGCTCGACATCGAGGCGATCTCGACGGGATCGCTCGGACTCGATATTGCGCTCGGCATCGGCGGGTTGCCGAAGGGGCGCATCATCGAAGTCTATGGACCTGAATCCTCGGGCAAGACGACGCTTGCGCTGCAGGTGGTCGCCGAAGCGCAGAAGAAAGGCGGCATCTGCGCGTTCGTCGACGCGGAGCACGCAATCGATCCGAGTTATGCCAAGAAGCTTGGCGTCAAGGTCGAAGACCTTTTGATCTCGCAGCCGGATACGGGCGAGCAGGCTCTGGAAATCGCCGATACGCTCGTGCGTTCGGGCGCTGTCGATGTGCTGGTCGTCGATTCGGTTGCGGCGCTGACGCCGAAGGCCGAACTCGAAGGCGAGATGGGCGACAGCCTGCCGGGTCTGCAGGCGCGTTTGATGAGTCAGGCACTGCGCAAGCTGACGGGTTCGATCTCCAAGTCGAACACGATGGTGATCTTCATCAACCAGATCCGCATGAAGATCGGCGTCATGTTCGGCAACCCGGAGACGACGACGGGCGGCAACGCGCTGAAGTTCTATGCTTCCGTTCGTCTCGACATTCGCCGCATCGGGCAGATCAAGGAGCGCGAGGAAACGGTCGGCAACCAAACGCGCGTCAAGGTCGTCAAGAACAAGGTCGCTCCGCCCTTCAAACAGGTCGAGTTCGACATCATGTATGGCGAAGGCATCTCGAAGGTTGGCGAGTTGATCGACCTTGGCGTCAAAGCCGGTCTCGTTGAGAAATCGGGCGCTTGGCTCTCCTACAACGGCGACCGGATCGGTCAGGGCCGCGAGAACGCCAAGACGTATCTCAAGGACAACCCGAAAGCTGCAGCTGAGCTGGAGAGGGCCATTCGCGCCAATGCCGGGCTGATCGTCGAGAAGATGCTTGCCGATCCGGGTGCCGGCGAGCACGACGGCGAAGAGCCGGACGAAGACGGGGTTCTTCCGGACGAGGATGCAGGCAAGAAGGTCGCCAAGGCGAAGCGGTAA
- the alaS gene encoding alanine--tRNA ligase: MAGVSEIRASFLDFFGKNGHEIVPSSPLVPRNDPTLMFTNAGMVQFKNVFTGQETRAIPRATTSQKCVRAGGKHNDLDNVGYTARHHTFFEMLGNFSFGDYFKERAIELAWNLLTKDFGLDKKRLLVTIYHTDDEAYAIWKKISGFPDSKIIRIPTNDNFWQMGDTGPCGPCSEIFFDHGDKIAGGPPGSADADGDRFIEIWNLVFMQFEQRAPGDRVPLPKPSIDTGMGLERVAAVLQGKHDNYDIDLFQNLIQAIRQEAGKAGAKESGVEGSPEFLHVARRVIADHLRSTSFLIADGVLPSNEGRGYVLRRIMRRAMRYAAQIGCTEPLMYHLVPALVREMGDAYPELVRAQPLIAETLKLEETKFRRTLDNGLKLLGESSGNLKKGAVFPGDVAFKLYDTYGFPLDLTEDALRPRGITVDTAAFDDAMKKQKDAARAAWKGSGEAATEGLWFEIKDKTGATEFLGYDTEAAEGIVTALVSGSQEAKELKVGDEGAIVVSQTPFYGESGGQLGDQGVIKGPKGALFRVTDTQKKLGDLFVHFGKVEAGSFKTGDAVELEVDHARRSATRANHSATHLLHEALRQVLGTHVAQKGSLVSPDRLRFDFSHTKPMSLEELKAVEDMANAVLLENTPVVTRLMGIDDARATGAMALFGEKYGEEVRVVSMGSTRPGANKAWSVELCGGTHVSRTGDIGLIRVVGESGSAAGVRRIEALTGEGARAYLEEQDSRVKEAASLLKTRPEDLIERLKHLVEERKALEKQLADAKRQIALGGGSAAGANGNGEAIRSIGNVKLLARTVQGLNPKDLRGLIDDGKKQVGSGIVAVVGVTEDGKAGLAVGVTDDLVKTWSAVDLVKAGAEALGGKGGGGRPDMAQAGGPDGAKAGDALKAIEARLAS; the protein is encoded by the coding sequence ATGGCTGGCGTCAGCGAAATCCGCGCTTCGTTTCTCGATTTCTTTGGAAAGAACGGACACGAGATCGTGCCGTCATCGCCGCTCGTGCCGCGCAATGACCCGACCCTGATGTTCACGAACGCCGGCATGGTTCAGTTCAAGAACGTGTTCACCGGCCAGGAGACGCGCGCCATTCCGCGGGCGACCACGTCGCAAAAGTGCGTCAGAGCCGGCGGCAAGCACAACGATCTAGATAACGTCGGGTACACGGCGCGCCATCACACGTTCTTCGAGATGCTCGGCAACTTCTCGTTCGGCGACTATTTCAAGGAGCGCGCGATCGAGCTTGCGTGGAATTTGCTGACGAAGGACTTCGGCCTCGACAAGAAGCGGCTGCTTGTCACGATCTATCATACCGATGACGAAGCATACGCGATCTGGAAGAAGATCTCGGGCTTCCCGGACAGCAAGATCATTCGCATCCCGACGAACGACAACTTCTGGCAGATGGGCGATACGGGTCCCTGTGGCCCCTGCTCGGAAATCTTCTTCGATCACGGCGATAAGATTGCGGGCGGTCCTCCGGGCTCGGCGGATGCCGACGGCGATCGCTTCATCGAGATCTGGAATCTCGTGTTTATGCAATTCGAGCAGCGCGCTCCGGGGGACCGCGTACCGCTGCCGAAGCCGTCGATCGACACGGGCATGGGGCTCGAGCGCGTCGCGGCAGTGCTGCAGGGCAAGCACGACAACTACGACATCGATCTGTTCCAGAACCTCATCCAGGCCATTCGTCAGGAAGCTGGAAAAGCCGGTGCGAAGGAGAGCGGTGTTGAGGGTAGTCCCGAATTTCTTCACGTCGCGCGGCGTGTCATCGCCGATCATCTGCGCTCGACGAGCTTCCTGATTGCCGACGGCGTGCTGCCGTCGAACGAGGGCCGCGGCTACGTGCTCCGGCGTATCATGCGGCGGGCCATGCGCTACGCCGCTCAGATCGGCTGCACCGAACCGCTGATGTATCATCTCGTTCCGGCGCTCGTACGCGAGATGGGGGATGCCTATCCGGAACTCGTCAGAGCGCAGCCGCTCATTGCCGAGACGCTGAAGCTCGAAGAGACGAAGTTCCGGCGCACGCTCGACAACGGCTTGAAGCTTCTCGGCGAAAGCTCGGGCAATCTCAAGAAGGGCGCGGTCTTTCCGGGCGACGTCGCGTTCAAGCTCTACGATACCTACGGCTTCCCGCTCGACCTCACCGAAGACGCGCTCCGGCCGCGGGGCATCACCGTCGACACGGCAGCATTCGACGATGCGATGAAGAAGCAGAAGGATGCTGCGCGCGCGGCCTGGAAGGGTTCGGGCGAGGCCGCAACAGAAGGCCTCTGGTTCGAGATCAAGGACAAGACCGGCGCTACGGAGTTCCTCGGCTACGATACCGAAGCGGCCGAGGGCATCGTAACCGCGCTCGTTTCCGGAAGCCAGGAAGCCAAGGAACTCAAAGTGGGCGACGAGGGCGCGATCGTCGTCAGCCAAACGCCGTTCTATGGCGAGAGCGGCGGCCAGCTCGGCGATCAGGGCGTCATCAAGGGGCCGAAGGGCGCGCTGTTCCGCGTGACCGACACGCAGAAGAAGCTCGGCGATCTCTTCGTGCACTTTGGCAAGGTTGAGGCGGGCAGCTTCAAGACAGGCGACGCCGTGGAGCTTGAGGTCGATCATGCGCGCCGGTCCGCGACGCGTGCCAATCACTCGGCCACGCATCTTCTGCACGAAGCGCTCAGGCAAGTGCTCGGCACGCACGTCGCTCAGAAGGGTTCGCTCGTTTCGCCCGATCGTTTGCGCTTCGACTTCTCGCATACGAAGCCGATGTCGCTCGAAGAGTTGAAAGCCGTCGAGGACATGGCGAACGCGGTGCTGCTCGAGAACACGCCGGTCGTCACGCGGCTGATGGGCATCGACGATGCGCGCGCGACGGGCGCGATGGCGCTCTTTGGTGAAAAGTATGGCGAAGAGGTTCGCGTCGTGTCGATGGGATCGACGCGGCCCGGCGCCAACAAGGCGTGGTCGGTCGAGCTTTGCGGCGGTACGCACGTGTCGCGGACGGGCGACATCGGCCTCATTCGCGTCGTCGGAGAGAGCGGCAGCGCGGCTGGTGTCCGTCGCATCGAGGCGCTGACGGGTGAGGGCGCGCGCGCCTATCTCGAAGAGCAGGATTCCCGCGTGAAGGAAGCGGCTTCCCTTCTCAAGACGCGGCCCGAAGATTTGATCGAGCGGCTGAAGCATCTCGTCGAGGAACGGAAGGCGCTTGAGAAGCAGCTTGCGGACGCGAAGCGGCAGATCGCGCTCGGTGGCGGCTCAGCTGCGGGCGCTAACGGGAATGGCGAGGCCATTCGCAGTATCGGCAACGTGAAGCTTCTTGCGCGGACGGTTCAGGGCCTCAATCCGAAAGACCTGCGCGGGCTGATCGATGACGGCAAGAAGCAGGTCGGGTCGGGTATCGTCGCGGTCGTCGGCGTCACAGAGGACGGCAAGGCGGGCCTCGCGGTCGGCGTTACCGATGATCTCGTCAAGACGTGGAGCGCGGTCGATCTCGTCAAGGCCGGCGCGGAAGCGCTTGGCGGCAAGGGCGGCGGCGGGCGTCCGGACATGGCGCAGGCCGGTGGTCCCGATGGCGCCAAAGCGGGCGATGCGCTGAAGGCCATCGAAGCTCGTCTCGCGAGCTGA